The following coding sequences lie in one Saccopteryx bilineata isolate mSacBil1 chromosome 5, mSacBil1_pri_phased_curated, whole genome shotgun sequence genomic window:
- the LOC136306351 gene encoding C-X-C chemokine receptor type 2-like, which produces MDVISFTVWNDTDGWYWDYLDNLTGTPPAGIAYTPCPVDTAKLNKVAVVVIYALVFLLSLLGNSLVMLVVLYRRVSRSVTDIYLLNLAMADLLFALTLPIWAVSKAKGWIFGTPLCKVVSLLKEVNFYSGILLLACISVDRYLAIVHATRTLTQKRHWVKFICLGIWALSLILSLPIFLTRSAVKSHGSSPVCYEDLGANTTKWRMVMRVLPQTFGFLLPLLVMLFCYGLTLRTLFQAHMGQKHRAMRVIFAVVLVFLLCWLPYNLVLMADTLMRLGVIEESCERRKDIDRALNATEVLGFFHSCLNPFIYAFIGQKFRHGLLKIMAIHGLISKEFLAKDGKPSFVGSSSGNTSTTF; this is translated from the coding sequence ATGGATGTCATCAGTTTCACTGTATGGAATGATACTGACGGGTGGTATTGGGATTACTTGGACAACCTCACTGGCACACCACCCGCAGGAATTGCTTATACCCCTTGTCCCGTAGACACTGCTAAACTCAACAAGGTTGCTGTGGTTGTCATCTATGCCCTGGTCTTCCTGCTGAGCCTGCTGGGAAACTCCCTGGTGATGCTGGTGGTCTTGTACCGCCGGGTCAGCCGCTCTGTCACTGACATCTACCTGCTGAACTTGGCCATGGCCGACCTGCTCTTCGCCCTGACCTTGCCTATCTGGGCTGTCTCCAAGGCAAAGGGCTGGATCTTTGGCACACCTCTGTGCAAGGTGGTCTCACTCTTGAAGGAAGTCAACTTCTACAGTGGTATTCTACTGTTGGCCTGCATTAGCGTGGATCGCTACCTGGCCATCGTTCACGCCACACGCACACTGACTCAGAAGCGGCATTGGGTCAAGTTCATATGCTTAGGCATCTGGGCCCTATCCCTGATCCTGTCCCTGCCCATCTTTCTCACCCGCAGTGCAGTAAAGTCTCATGGTTCCAGCCCAGTCTGCTACGAGGACCTGGGTGCCAATACAACAAAATGGCGCATGGTGATGCGAGTCCTGCCCCAGACCTTCGGCttcctcctgccgctgctggtcATGCTGTTCTGCTATGGACTCACCCTGCGCACGCTGTTTCAGGCCCACATGGGGCAGAAGCACCGGGCCATGCGGGTCATCTTTGCTGTCGTGCTGGTCTTCCTGCTCTGCTGGTTGCCCTACAACTTGGTCCTGATGGCAGACACCCTCATGAGGCTCGGTGTAATTGAGGAGAGCTGTGAGCGCCGAAAGGACATTGACCGGGCGCTGAATGCCACCGAGGTTCTGGGCTTCTTCCACAGCTGCCTCAATCCCTTCATCTACGCCTTCATTGGCCAGAAGTTTCGCCACGGACTCCTCAAGATCATGGCAATCCATGGCCTGATCAGCAAGGAGTTCTTGGCCAAGGACGGCAAGCCCTCCTTTGTTGGTTCTTCATCTGGGAACACTTCCACTACCTTCTAA